The following proteins come from a genomic window of Pseudomonas sp. WJP1:
- a CDS encoding cation diffusion facilitator family transporter, whose product MSNRGEQALLKQSTFLMLVVTFAGIITGFVSGAQSILFDGFFSLVAAFIKVLMLITARLIAKESNQRFQFGSWHLEPMVLVIEGSFLLLVAIYAFLNGVFGIISGGREVELGLVIFYAAVFTVIELIYFFYVRHRNRTLKSSLIQFDNISWLVDAMLSAGLLVSFLIALLLKTQGYDKWALYVDPMILILLALGMLPPAFKILGPALRDVLGIVPDQLDDKVRQVMEEAKIEHGFDDYISYVQKHGRACFIEIHIVLPTNYRLHSVVQLDALREEISAKLGKPDAARWLTISFTGDRKWIA is encoded by the coding sequence GTGAGCAATCGAGGCGAGCAGGCGCTGCTCAAGCAATCGACCTTCCTGATGCTGGTGGTGACATTCGCCGGGATCATCACCGGGTTTGTCTCGGGTGCCCAATCCATCCTGTTCGATGGCTTCTTCTCGCTGGTTGCAGCCTTCATCAAGGTCCTGATGCTGATCACCGCCAGGCTGATCGCCAAGGAAAGCAATCAACGTTTCCAGTTCGGCTCCTGGCACCTCGAACCCATGGTGCTGGTGATCGAAGGCAGTTTCCTGTTGCTGGTGGCCATTTATGCCTTTCTCAACGGCGTGTTCGGCATCATCAGTGGTGGGCGCGAGGTCGAGCTCGGCCTGGTGATCTTCTACGCAGCGGTGTTCACCGTCATCGAGCTCATTTACTTTTTCTACGTCCGCCATCGCAATCGCACGCTCAAATCATCGCTGATCCAGTTCGACAACATCAGTTGGCTGGTGGACGCGATGCTCTCGGCCGGCCTGTTGGTGAGTTTCCTCATCGCGCTGCTGCTCAAGACCCAGGGCTACGATAAATGGGCGTTGTATGTCGACCCGATGATTCTGATCCTGCTGGCCCTGGGCATGCTCCCGCCGGCGTTCAAGATCCTCGGTCCGGCGTTGCGCGATGTGCTGGGAATTGTCCCGGATCAACTGGACGACAAGGTGCGCCAGGTGATGGAAGAGGCCAAGATCGAGCATGGCTTTGACGACTACATTTCCTACGTGCAGAAGCACGGAAGGGCGTGTTTCATCGAGATTCACATCGTGTTGCCGACCAATTATCGGCTGCACAGCGTGGTGCAACTGGATGCACTGCGAGAGGAAATTTCTGCGAAGCTCGGCAAGCCCGATGCGGCGAGATGGCTGACCATCAGCTTTACCGGGGATCGCAAGTGGATTGCCTGA
- a CDS encoding AGE family epimerase/isomerase, protein MPPVSRSASQPELTALFASVQQHFQDVIVPLWQGRGWNAEMALPYEALDAEHKPLPPQRYRAMACARQLYLFASLIGQVPGAQERAAALFRSLQRHFHDAEHGGWFYSIDPQGAPLDQRKDLYTHAFILFACAHYWDKVREPLVESVLNAALEVIAQRFASGDGLYEAELARDWSSLNSGPLQNPLMHLAEAFLATLSVREDLAVQQALVDLCTGMQKRFIDPQHGVLMEKPLGAVDNWFEPGHQFEWYFLLESSELLRGSPLHASLERAFAFTEQLGVDPQTGAVRAMLDLGPDGGSRDATQRIWAQAEYLRALTLRPDSEVSLLRQLQALQQRSLHAGGWYECRDEHGEVSRRDMPSTTPYHLATCYRGLAEYLG, encoded by the coding sequence ATGCCGCCTGTTTCCCGCTCCGCCTCCCAGCCTGAACTGACCGCCCTGTTTGCCTCGGTGCAACAGCACTTCCAGGACGTGATCGTGCCGCTTTGGCAAGGTCGCGGCTGGAATGCCGAGATGGCGCTGCCCTATGAGGCGCTGGACGCCGAGCACAAACCGCTGCCCCCCCAACGCTACCGGGCCATGGCCTGCGCACGGCAGTTGTACCTGTTTGCCAGCTTGATCGGCCAGGTACCAGGTGCGCAGGAGCGCGCGGCGGCGCTGTTCCGTTCCTTGCAGCGGCACTTCCACGATGCCGAGCACGGCGGCTGGTTCTACAGCATCGACCCGCAGGGCGCGCCGCTGGATCAGCGTAAAGACCTCTACACCCACGCCTTCATTCTGTTCGCCTGCGCCCACTATTGGGACAAAGTCCGCGAGCCGCTGGTGGAATCGGTGCTCAACGCGGCGCTGGAAGTGATCGCACAACGTTTCGCCAGCGGCGACGGCCTCTACGAAGCGGAACTTGCGCGTGACTGGTCATCGTTGAACAGCGGACCGCTGCAGAATCCGTTGATGCACCTGGCGGAAGCCTTCCTCGCCACGCTGTCGGTGCGCGAAGACCTCGCTGTGCAACAGGCGCTTGTGGACTTATGCACAGGGATGCAGAAGCGGTTTATCGATCCGCAACACGGCGTGCTGATGGAAAAACCGCTGGGCGCTGTGGATAACTGGTTCGAACCCGGGCATCAGTTCGAGTGGTATTTCCTGCTGGAGTCGTCCGAGCTGCTGCGCGGTTCACCCTTGCATGCTTCGCTGGAACGCGCCTTTGCCTTCACCGAACAACTGGGTGTCGATCCACAGACCGGTGCCGTGCGGGCCATGCTGGACCTGGGGCCGGACGGCGGTTCCCGGGACGCAACGCAGCGAATCTGGGCCCAGGCCGAATACCTGCGCGCATTGACCCTGCGGCCGGACAGCGAGGTTTCGCTGTTGCGTCAATTACAGGCGTTGCAGCAGCGCTCGCTGCACGCGGGTGGCTGGTATGAGTGCCGTGACGAGCACGGTGAAGTGAGTCGTCGGGACATGCCTTCGACTACGCCTTATCATCTGGCGACCTGTTATCGCGGATTGGCTGAGTATCTTGGCTGA
- a CDS encoding HupE/UreJ family protein — MTLKRILGAMALLLTPAVAFAHPGHGDNGLLAGISHPIGGLDHLLAMLAVGLWAAQQQGAARWALPCTFVGTMLIGGMLGFEGLELPALESGIAASVLALGLAVALAVRPPLSLAMGATALFALFHGVAHGLELPDMSSPWAYAAGFVAATAALHAAGYALVRVLPQAAAPLVRLAGAASAATGVWLLAG, encoded by the coding sequence ATGACACTGAAACGCATTCTGGGCGCCATGGCGCTGCTGTTGACACCCGCCGTTGCGTTCGCCCACCCGGGGCACGGCGACAACGGCCTGCTCGCCGGGATCAGTCACCCGATTGGTGGCCTCGACCATTTGCTGGCAATGCTCGCGGTCGGCCTGTGGGCGGCCCAGCAGCAAGGAGCTGCTCGTTGGGCGCTGCCGTGCACTTTCGTTGGCACCATGCTGATCGGCGGGATGCTGGGCTTCGAAGGGCTGGAACTGCCGGCGCTTGAAAGTGGAATTGCTGCGTCGGTGCTTGCCCTGGGGCTGGCGGTAGCCTTGGCGGTGCGTCCACCGTTGAGCCTGGCAATGGGGGCAACGGCTCTGTTTGCGCTGTTCCATGGCGTAGCCCATGGCCTGGAATTGCCGGATATGTCCAGCCCTTGGGCGTATGCCGCAGGGTTTGTCGCGGCGACCGCAGCGCTGCATGCCGCTGGTTATGCGCTGGTGCGGGTGTTGCCGCAAGCTGCTGCGCCATTGGTTCGACTCGCGGGTGCGGCTTCGGCGGCGACCGGAGTCTGGTTGTTGGCGGGCTAG
- the ureG gene encoding urease accessory protein UreG, which translates to MNTQPLRVGIGGPVGSGKTALTLALCLALRERYNLAVVTNDIYTREDADFLVRNEALAPERIIGVETGGCPHTAIREDASINLEAVDQLNRRFPGLDLILVESGGDNLSATFSPELSDLTIYVIDVSAGDKLPRKGGPGICKSDLLVINKIDLAPLVGASLTLMDSDTTRMRNGKPFVFSNQKTGQGLDAIIAFIERQGLLTAA; encoded by the coding sequence ATGAACACACAACCTTTGCGCGTCGGTATCGGCGGCCCGGTCGGTTCCGGTAAAACCGCCCTGACCCTGGCCCTGTGCCTGGCCCTGCGCGAACGCTACAACCTGGCGGTGGTGACCAACGATATCTACACCCGCGAAGACGCTGATTTCCTGGTGCGCAACGAAGCGCTGGCGCCGGAACGCATCATCGGCGTGGAAACCGGCGGCTGCCCGCACACGGCGATCCGCGAAGACGCCTCGATCAACCTTGAGGCCGTGGATCAGTTGAACCGCCGTTTCCCGGGGCTGGACCTGATTCTGGTGGAGTCCGGTGGCGACAATCTCTCGGCCACCTTCAGCCCGGAGCTGTCCGACCTGACCATCTACGTGATCGACGTATCCGCTGGCGACAAGCTGCCGCGCAAAGGCGGGCCGGGGATCTGCAAATCCGACCTGCTGGTGATCAACAAAATTGACCTGGCCCCCCTGGTGGGAGCCTCGTTGACGCTGATGGACAGCGACACCACGCGCATGCGCAACGGCAAGCCGTTCGTGTTCAGCAACCAGAAAACCGGCCAGGGCCTGGACGCGATCATCGCCTTCATCGAACGCCAGGGCCTGCTGACCGCAGCCTGA
- a CDS encoding urease accessory protein UreF, producing the protein MNPAWALLRLASPQLPIGGYSYSQGLEMAVDNGRVHDPDSARRWISDQLLFNLARFEAPLLLAHCVAAAEENWSELLQRCEEHRASRETRELHQESRQMGYSLQQLLNGLPELDSPARAFLAQRPEPHLALGWALAARAWRISPQDALAAWLWSWLENQLAVLMKTLPLGQQAAQRLTSELLPLLQQAQQDATRINPEHFGSAAFGLSLACMAHERQYSRLFRS; encoded by the coding sequence ATGAACCCTGCATGGGCTTTGCTGCGCCTGGCCAGTCCGCAATTGCCGATTGGCGGCTACAGCTATTCCCAAGGCCTGGAAATGGCGGTGGACAACGGCCGAGTGCACGATCCCGATAGCGCGCGACGCTGGATCAGCGATCAGTTGCTGTTCAATCTCGCCCGCTTCGAGGCGCCGCTGCTGCTCGCCCATTGCGTGGCCGCGGCCGAGGAAAACTGGAGCGAACTGCTGCAGCGTTGCGAAGAACACCGTGCCAGCCGGGAAACCCGCGAACTGCATCAGGAAAGCCGACAAATGGGCTACTCCTTGCAGCAGTTGCTCAACGGCCTGCCTGAACTCGATTCACCGGCCCGCGCCTTTCTCGCACAGCGACCCGAACCCCATTTGGCCCTGGGCTGGGCGTTGGCCGCTCGCGCCTGGCGGATCAGCCCGCAGGACGCACTGGCCGCCTGGCTCTGGAGCTGGCTGGAAAACCAACTGGCGGTATTGATGAAAACCTTGCCGCTGGGCCAGCAGGCCGCGCAGCGCTTGACCAGTGAACTGCTGCCGCTGTTGCAACAGGCCCAGCAGGACGCCACCCGAATCAACCCCGAACACTTTGGCAGCGCCGCGTTTGGCCTGTCCCTGGCGTGCATGGCCCACGAGCGCCAGTACAGCCGTCTGTTCCGTTCCTAG